One genomic segment of Saprospiraceae bacterium includes these proteins:
- a CDS encoding rhomboid family intramembrane serine protease — protein sequence MFDSILKDIRYKLKTGGFWIQCIAICIVVFLLLNVLKAWFTFSNGGIAGVAYYDIIHSVSLSSEWMDNVWHIWVWLTHIFVHEGFFHLLWNMMWLYWFAGIVEDLIGHRHSKYIFFEAALFGALVFLISAQFIPWYKHIEVHAYGASAAVNGLLFAAATISPTYNIRLFIFGNVQLKYLAMIILVLDILFAGQNSNSGGHFAHLGGALWGYLYIVFLRKGIQMDFIQQFSIPKSTKKSRTVKFQKRESGHDSEKPGEDRLNKILDKIHKQGIQALSEEERSFLDRRSKE from the coding sequence ATGTTTGATTCAATTCTCAAAGACATTCGATATAAACTAAAGACCGGAGGATTCTGGATCCAGTGCATTGCCATTTGTATTGTGGTTTTTTTATTGCTCAATGTTTTAAAGGCCTGGTTCACTTTTAGCAACGGCGGAATAGCAGGCGTAGCTTATTACGATATCATTCATTCAGTAAGTTTGTCTTCGGAGTGGATGGATAATGTCTGGCATATTTGGGTTTGGCTTACCCACATCTTCGTTCACGAGGGATTCTTCCATTTACTTTGGAATATGATGTGGCTTTATTGGTTTGCCGGAATTGTAGAAGATCTGATTGGACACCGGCATTCGAAATATATTTTCTTTGAAGCTGCACTCTTCGGAGCCCTGGTGTTTTTAATTTCGGCACAATTCATCCCCTGGTACAAGCATATTGAAGTACACGCCTACGGTGCATCAGCCGCTGTCAACGGCTTGTTGTTTGCAGCAGCAACCATCTCTCCAACATACAACATCCGACTGTTTATTTTTGGAAATGTCCAGCTTAAATACTTAGCCATGATCATCCTGGTACTGGATATTTTATTTGCAGGACAAAACAGCAATTCCGGCGGACACTTTGCACATCTGGGCGGGGCCTTGTGGGGTTATCTTTACATCGTGTTTCTGCGAAAAGGCATACAGATGGATTTTATCCAACAATTTTCAATCCCAAAATCCACGAAAAAATCAAGGACTGTAAAGTTTCAGAAACGGGAATCCGGCCACGACTCTGAAAAACCTGGTGAAGACCGATTGAATAAAATTCTGGATAAAATACATAAACAGGGAATTCAGGCTTTAAGTGAAGAAGAAAGATCCTTTCTCGATCGAAGGAGTAAAGAGTGA
- a CDS encoding rhomboid family intramembrane serine protease has translation MFQITDAVKHLLFINIILFFASLSIMADFKHQLYLFYPGTPMFQPWQVITHMFMHGSANHLLFNMLSLFFIGPLMEQSLGTKKFTAYYLACGLGGAILHILSKFIIIQYMGAESEAYIPVVGASGAINGLFIGLAYLYPNLPMSLLFIPIPVKAKYLAMFFLAGDLIWGLSGYHTGIAHYAHLGGALMGFILLYFWRARP, from the coding sequence ATGTTCCAAATTACAGACGCCGTTAAACATCTTCTGTTTATCAACATTATTTTATTTTTTGCTTCATTGAGTATAATGGCTGACTTCAAGCATCAGCTATATTTGTTTTATCCCGGGACACCGATGTTTCAGCCCTGGCAGGTGATTACACACATGTTTATGCATGGCAGTGCCAATCATTTGCTTTTCAACATGTTGTCCTTATTTTTCATTGGGCCACTCATGGAACAAAGTCTGGGAACTAAAAAATTTACGGCCTATTATCTGGCTTGTGGATTGGGTGGTGCCATCCTGCACATCTTGTCTAAATTTATTATCATTCAATATATGGGTGCAGAATCAGAAGCATATATTCCGGTGGTTGGCGCTTCCGGAGCGATCAATGGTTTGTTTATCGGTCTTGCATATTTGTATCCAAATCTACCCATGAGTCTTTTGTTTATACCCATACCCGTGAAAGCTAAATATCTCGCTATGTTTTTTCTGGCAGGTGATTTGATCTGGGGTTTAAGCGGTTACCATACGGGAATCGCCCACTACGCGCATTTGGGTGGGGCCTTGATGGGATTTATATTGTTGTATTTTTGGCGTGCCCGACCCTGA
- the mutL gene encoding DNA mismatch repair endonuclease MutL, with product MADIIRLLPDGVINQIAAGEVIQRPASVVKELIDNALDSGASDIKLLIRDAGKTLIQIHDNGCGMSPTDARMAFERHATSKILNADDLFKIQTKGFRGEALASIASVAQVELKTKPHDHVTGTRIVITESKIKNQEPCACNPGTQIQVKNLFFNVPARRKFLKSDSIELRHIVDEFIYQAVSFPEISFSLQINDEIKYKLTPSNLKQRIIAVFGKKYQEALLVVQPQSDVLEISGFIGKPEIARKTRGEQYLFVNRRAIRSSYLQHAVQAAYDQILQDDTYPFYVLFLNIDPEKIDINVHPTKNEIKFEEDKLVYQFLKAAVRYSLSQYSFTPMIDFDSANPGIDRALTGEFQHVMASGFSPIAENSKNIRWDQVAFPSEDPEATEQTQIIDSRMNSDPGVQNLELGEVASSFKAYQYLSSYIIVQLNTGITIIDQHLASERILYEYYKQRIQSKSRLTQKLLFPQTLHLTTQDAALLNEILEPLSYAGFEIEAFGSNSFVIHGIPAEIKIPSIEQLLVENVMEEYKRNQEIQLPFTDHIAQSLASAAALKRNKTLQAEEIEKLVEQLFLCEIPYTSPSGKKCIFHLSIEELQKKFS from the coding sequence ATGGCTGATATAATCAGACTTTTACCGGATGGAGTGATCAACCAAATTGCAGCAGGAGAAGTGATCCAAAGACCTGCTTCAGTGGTTAAGGAACTCATTGATAATGCACTCGATTCAGGTGCTTCTGATATCAAGCTGCTGATCCGCGATGCCGGCAAAACCCTGATTCAAATTCACGACAATGGATGCGGAATGAGTCCTACTGATGCGAGAATGGCATTTGAGCGGCATGCTACTTCGAAAATTCTCAATGCCGATGATCTTTTTAAAATTCAAACCAAAGGATTCAGAGGAGAAGCTCTGGCATCAATAGCCTCGGTAGCACAAGTTGAATTAAAAACGAAGCCTCACGATCATGTAACCGGTACCCGGATTGTGATCACGGAATCCAAAATAAAAAACCAGGAGCCTTGTGCCTGCAACCCGGGAACTCAGATTCAGGTTAAAAACTTGTTTTTTAATGTGCCCGCAAGACGGAAATTTCTCAAATCGGATTCGATTGAATTAAGACACATCGTCGATGAGTTTATTTATCAGGCTGTTTCATTTCCTGAAATTTCATTCAGTCTCCAGATCAATGATGAAATAAAATACAAACTGACTCCTTCAAATCTGAAACAGCGCATCATTGCAGTTTTTGGAAAAAAATATCAGGAAGCATTGTTGGTGGTGCAACCTCAATCCGATGTTCTGGAAATCAGTGGCTTTATTGGCAAACCTGAAATTGCGCGCAAAACCAGGGGCGAGCAGTACCTTTTTGTAAACCGACGAGCCATCAGGAGTTCATATTTGCAACATGCCGTTCAGGCGGCCTACGATCAGATCCTGCAGGACGATACATATCCGTTTTATGTATTGTTTTTGAATATCGATCCCGAAAAAATCGATATCAATGTCCACCCAACCAAAAATGAAATCAAATTTGAAGAAGATAAACTGGTCTATCAATTTCTAAAAGCGGCAGTGAGGTATAGCTTATCTCAGTACAGTTTTACCCCCATGATCGATTTTGATTCAGCAAATCCGGGAATCGACCGTGCTTTAACCGGCGAATTCCAACATGTGATGGCATCGGGTTTTTCCCCAATTGCAGAGAACTCCAAAAATATCAGATGGGATCAGGTTGCATTTCCATCTGAGGACCCGGAGGCCACGGAACAAACCCAAATTATTGATTCGCGAATGAATTCTGACCCCGGTGTTCAAAACCTGGAGCTGGGCGAAGTCGCATCTTCATTCAAAGCCTATCAGTATTTATCGAGTTACATCATCGTGCAGCTGAATACCGGGATTACCATTATCGACCAGCACCTGGCAAGCGAAAGAATACTATACGAATACTACAAACAGAGAATTCAATCGAAATCCCGCCTGACGCAAAAATTGCTCTTCCCTCAGACTTTGCACCTCACCACTCAGGATGCTGCTTTATTGAATGAAATTCTCGAACCTTTAAGTTATGCCGGTTTTGAAATCGAAGCCTTTGGCAGCAATTCATTTGTGATTCATGGTATTCCTGCGGAAATTAAAATTCCCTCCATCGAGCAATTACTGGTCGAAAATGTAATGGAAGAATACAAACGGAATCAGGAAATACAACTACCATTTACGGATCACATTGCCCAATCCCTGGCTTCCGCGGCAGCACTGAAAAGAAATAAGACTCTGCAAGCAGAAGAAATTGAAAAACTTGTTGAACAGTTGTTTCTTTGTGAAATACCTTATACCAGTCCTTCCGGGAAAAAATGTATCTTTCATTTGAGTATTGAAGAATTACAAAAAAAATTCAGTTAA